The sequence below is a genomic window from Candidatus Methanoplasma termitum.
ACATATTGGTCCTGACCGCGGGATGTTCGTCCGGCGGTATCGAGAACTGCGGCCTGATGATGCCGGAAGCGGCGGAATTGGCCGGACCGAATCTTAAAGCGGTATGTAAGCAGCTCGGAATACCTCCTGTGCTGAACTTCGGCCCGTGTCTCGCCATCGGACGTTTGGAGATAGTTGCCACAGAGGTAGCCGAAGCACTCGGTGTGGACCTTCCGCAGCTTCCGCTCGTGTTGTCCGCGGCGCAGTGGCTCGAGGAGCAGGCACTGGCAGACGGTGCGTTCGGTCTAGCGCTCGGTCTCCCTCTGCACCTGGGGATCCCGCCGTTCGTCACCGGCAGTGATCTGATCGTAAAGGTACTCACCGAAGACATGAAGACCCTGACGGGAGGATATGTGTTCATCAACGATGACGCCGTCGAAACGGCTGACATGTTCGAGAAGATAATCCTACAAAAACGCAAAGATCTGGGTCTGCCGTAAATCGGCGGACAAAAGAAGAAGCTTCCGTATCCCCCTATGATAGGGAAGCTTCTTCCGGTCTGACGGGCGGCAGATAATCCCCGATCTGCCGCTCGTTCGGCCGAAAACAAAACATCTTCCCCATTCGGGGTTTTCTTTGAAACGAATAGAATTCAGAAGTTTTGTGTGCCGACTCAAAGATCGTCTTTCTGTTGAATGACACTTATGCGGTCCATCATAACGTGGTGTTTTTCTGGCGGCATATTCGATGCCGCCAGTATTTTTTGAAACTGTTTCAAACGAAACGGAACTCTACATTCCTCTTCAGGGCCAGCCCGCCGCAGGGTTCGCACACTTTTACGAGTGCCACCGGGATCGGGCAGGCAGCATGCTCGAGGTACTTTGCGCAATCCACGAACAGCGGATTCTCTGTGATCGGCTTTGCGATCGCATCGAACACCGTCGTCTCTTTTTGCTATAAGGCCGCGGCAAGCTCCATCACATGCGGGCAGTCGCTTTTTATATTGAACACGACGGTCATCATGTCCTCCGACTCTGCTTCGATCGTTGTTTTCAGGCTGCATACGCCCGGGTTTACTTCCATCTTGACTTTAACCATTTTTTCACTTTATCCAGTTCAAGGAGTCATCCCTATCGAACATATATATCAAAGAGACAAACTAAGATAAATGTTGTGGAAGGGTATTCGGAAATATAGATTCATTCCAAACTCAATAAAGTGGCATTTATCTATCAGAATGAGATACTATTTGTATGGACAAGGAGCAGGCAGCACAGTTAATGAAGAAGATGAGAGACGAGTTCAACAAGTCCCGATTTGTAAGCACTGTTGCCAAGGAACGGTATGTGGACACGTCATACGGTAAGATCAGGGTGTTGGAATACGGTTTCGACTCTGATAAAGTAAAGCCGCTGTATGTGGACATACACGGTGGAGGATACTGTGTCGGATTCCCCGAGATGGATGAAGAGATCAACCTTTTCATCAAAAGTAAGGTCGATGTAAAGATAATAAGCATCGATTGGCCGAAAGCTCCGGAAAACCCATATCCGATAGGGCTGGAAGCGACTTATCAGGTCGTCAAACACTATGCCGACAATGCCAAGAAATATAAGATAGACAAAGAGAACATCGGCACGGGAGGTTACAGCTCAGGAGGGAATTTCGCTACCGTCATACCCATAAAAGCCAGAGAAAGAGGGGACTTTAAAATAAAGTATCATATGATATGCGTTCCCGGAGTGGACATATCGGGGGATCCGTATGATAAACCGGGAAGCGACAAGATCCTTACCGGTCAAACCCTTGAGGCAATATATCTTTGTTATCTGCCGGAACCGAAGTACGGCAAAGAGCCGTATGCGTCCCCGAGGATAGCACCGAAGGAGATGTTGAGGGGACAGCCGCCGATGTTATTGATAGCGGCAGGTCGGGATCCGCTCTATCCTCAGTATATAGACTATGCTGCTAAACTCAAAGAGGCGGGCGTCGATGTGGAGGTATTCGACTCCAAAAATTCAGATCACGACTTCTTCTACAACCATAACGAGGAAAGCGCAAAGGCAAAGGAAGTCCTTGTGAAATTCTTAAAGAAGCACACAAAGGCATGATCCACTCTTTCAGATGTAGGATTTAAGGGCGCAAAGGATACGTCGAGCCGTTGTTAAGTGAAAGGTTATAAAAACTGAAATACGGCTACAAGAAGGAGCCCCCAAACTAATAGAAGCTTTGAATTCATTGCTCGCAGACGAGCTGACCGCAATAAACCAGTACATTGTGCATGGGGAAATGTGTGAGGATTGGGTGGGGTTACGGAAAGCTGCATAAAGACTTTGAAAAACGCGCAATAGAAGAAATGAAACACGCCGAGAAGCTGATAGGAAGGTTCCTCTTCTTATAAGGCACTCCGGTCGTGACCAATCTGAACAAGACCTCGATCGGACACGATGTTCCCAGCCAAGTGGAGAACGATCGTTTGTTGGAGCAAGGTGCCATCAAGGCCTATAGCAAGGCTATTGTGCTTGCGGGCGAAGTTATGGACTACGCCACGCGCGACATTCTCGTCTGCATTCTGAACGACGAGGACCGCCACATGGACGAGATCGAGGAATTGCAGAATCAGATAGAACAGATGACCCTGCCGATCTTCCTGACGACAAAAGTCAGTTGATCCTTCCGTAAAGTATGCCGGCCGTTGCCGAAAGCATATCCGGGAGCGGACGGCGCGGCAATAATGCGCACGATTCATGGGAAAAGGCCCGGGGGTCCGACACGACACTGTATGTTGCAGAAGTGGAAGAGCGTAAGGTCTGTTAATGCAGCAATGCATTGTGAACACCAGGTCTTTTGATCGGACAATCTCAAACCTTGAACAGGTCCGTTGAAAGGTATTTCTCTCCCCTGTCGGCGAATATTGCCACGATAAGGCCCTTGTCTATCTTTTCACTTACCTTCATAGCGGCCAGCATCGCTGCGCCTGCCGACATCCCGACCAAGATGCCCTCTTTCAACGCTATCTGGCGGCTTATCTCGAATGCTTCCTCGCTTTCGATCATGACATGCTCATCTATCAGCTCGGGGTAATAGATGGCAGGCACTATCGCTTCCTGCATATTCTTCAGACCCTGAATATAATGTCCCTTTATAGGCTGTGCTTCGATGATCTTTATGTTGGGATTCTTCCTCCTCAATGACTCTCCGACGCCCATAATGGTGCCGCTTGTTCCCAGAGCGCAGACGATGTGTGTTATCTTGCCCTTGGTCTGCTGCCAGATCTCTTCCGCAGTGCCTTCATAGTGCGCAATGGGATTGAAATCGTTGCTGAATTGGTCGGGATTGAAATACTTGTCAGGATCACCTTTGACCAGCTGGCGCGTTTTTCGTATGGCACCGTCCGTTCCTTCCGCGGCGGGAGTGAGAATGATCTGTCCGCCGAAAGCTTTTATCATTTTTTGCCTTTCGATGCTTACGGCCTCGCTCATTACGATAACGACCTCAAACCCCAAGACGCGACCTATCATTGCAAGACTGATGCCGGTGTTGCCGCTTGTTGCTTCGATGATGGTTTTGCCTTTGGTCAATCTGCCGTCGCGTATCGCGGCATTGATCATGGACATTGCGGTCCGATCCTTTATGCTGCCCGTGGGGTTGAAGCCTTCCAGCTTTGCCCAGATCTCCACGCCCTTTTTATCGACCATATTGTTTATTCTTACTAGAGGCGTGTTGCCTATCAATCCCAGGATGTCCTTACTCGTCGGCGCTGTCATTTGTACCAAATCAAATAGGTTATAAGCGTTCAAATATTATTAAAGTAAAGGTCACATTTAAATACTGAAATGAATACAAGGGGTCAGAACATAGAGATCCTTCCATTCTGGTTTTTGGATTAATATTTCTGGAAGGATCACATGGAAAAATTCGAAGATCTGGGCATAAACAAACACGTCGTAAAGGCAATGAGGGAGATCGGTTGGATCGAGCCGACCCCGATACAGACTGAAGCAATACCCGCAGGTATCGAAGGAAAAGATATTTTAGCACAAGCGCAGACCGGTACCGGAAAGACCGGCGCTTACGCTTCGGTGGTTCTGACGCGCACGGCGGCAAAGTCACGCAGACCGTCGGCACTCATACTCGCGCCCACGAGGGAACTGGCCTGTCAGATCGAGAATGAGATGTACAAACTGTCAAAATATTCCGGCCACAGCAGTACGGTCGTGTACGGCGGAGCGAGCATCGAAGCTCAGATAAAGGACATCCGCAAAGGAAGGGACATCGTTGTCGGAACTCCCGGAAGACTTAAAGACCTCATTACCAGAGATGTTCTGGACCTTTCACAGGTATCAGTTGTGGTGATCGACGAAGCCGACAGGATGCTTGATATGGGATTCGCCGACGAACTTAATTTCATAATGGACGAGGTTCCCAAACAGAGGCAGACGCTCCTGTTATCCGCCACGATGGCGGAAGAAGTGAAACACCTTGCACTCAAGTACATGAAAGACAGAGTGGATATCTCAGTATCCAAGGATGAGATATGCTCGGACCTTACCGAACAATACTACATCCAGATGCCGAGGGACAAGAAGGAGCACGCCCTGAAGGCGATACTCAGGAAAGGATGTAAAGCGATCGTTTTTTGCCAGACAAAAAGGATGGTCGATGTTCTGTACAATGATCTTTCAGATGATTTCAGAGTGGGGATTATACACGGGGACATCGAGCAGAACAAAAGGGAACGTGCGATAAAGAAATTCAGAGATGATCAAACCGCGATCCTCATCGCAACCGATGTCGCCGCCAGAGGAATAGATGTGAACAACATCGACTGCGTGATCAATTACGACATCCCCAACGATGCGGAAACATATCTGCACAGGATAGGCAGGACGGGAAGGGCGGGGAACAAAGGCATCGCGATAACTTTTGTGACCAAGCCGGAGAAACGCTTCATAAAAATATGCGAGCGCGAGATGGGAAAAACAATATCTCCCATGGTCCCGGATGATCTGGTACTCAGTGAAAGAGAAGAAACAAAGCCCATTGAGAGGACAGTCGTTGAAAGGGCGGCAGCTGCACCGGTTGCGGTACCCCAGACAGATGCCGGATCCCAGAATAAGATGGTCCCCCTTCAGATCAATCTCGGGAAAGAGGATAAATTCAGCCGCTCGCAATTATCTATGTTCATCAAAAAGAACGCATCCCTCGACGACGACTCTTTGGGAAGGGTCGGGCTCGGGCAGTCTTCGTCATATGTGGAAGTGTCCCATGGAAGCGTCAACACCGTTCTGAATGC
It includes:
- a CDS encoding alpha/beta hydrolase: MDKEQAAQLMKKMRDEFNKSRFVSTVAKERYVDTSYGKIRVLEYGFDSDKVKPLYVDIHGGGYCVGFPEMDEEINLFIKSKVDVKIISIDWPKAPENPYPIGLEATYQVVKHYADNAKKYKIDKENIGTGGYSSGGNFATVIPIKARERGDFKIKYHMICVPGVDISGDPYDKPGSDKILTGQTLEAIYLCYLPEPKYGKEPYASPRIAPKEMLRGQPPMLLIAAGRDPLYPQYIDYAAKLKEAGVDVEVFDSKNSDHDFFYNHNEESAKAKEVLVKFLKKHTKA
- a CDS encoding PLP-dependent cysteine synthase family protein translates to MTAPTSKDILGLIGNTPLVRINNMVDKKGVEIWAKLEGFNPTGSIKDRTAMSMINAAIRDGRLTKGKTIIEATSGNTGISLAMIGRVLGFEVVIVMSEAVSIERQKMIKAFGGQIILTPAAEGTDGAIRKTRQLVKGDPDKYFNPDQFSNDFNPIAHYEGTAEEIWQQTKGKITHIVCALGTSGTIMGVGESLRRKNPNIKIIEAQPIKGHYIQGLKNMQEAIVPAIYYPELIDEHVMIESEEAFEISRQIALKEGILVGMSAGAAMLAAMKVSEKIDKGLIVAIFADRGEKYLSTDLFKV
- a CDS encoding DEAD/DEAH box helicase, coding for MEKFEDLGINKHVVKAMREIGWIEPTPIQTEAIPAGIEGKDILAQAQTGTGKTGAYASVVLTRTAAKSRRPSALILAPTRELACQIENEMYKLSKYSGHSSTVVYGGASIEAQIKDIRKGRDIVVGTPGRLKDLITRDVLDLSQVSVVVIDEADRMLDMGFADELNFIMDEVPKQRQTLLLSATMAEEVKHLALKYMKDRVDISVSKDEICSDLTEQYYIQMPRDKKEHALKAILRKGCKAIVFCQTKRMVDVLYNDLSDDFRVGIIHGDIEQNKRERAIKKFRDDQTAILIATDVAARGIDVNNIDCVINYDIPNDAETYLHRIGRTGRAGNKGIAITFVTKPEKRFIKICEREMGKTISPMVPDDLVLSEREETKPIERTVVERAAAAPVAVPQTDAGSQNKMVPLQINLGKEDKFSRSQLSMFIKKNASLDDDSLGRVGLGQSSSYVEVSHGSVNTVLNAMTGAEWRGKKISMNVAPKKLRYKDKEAAGLYITG